From Haloarcula sp. CBA1127, a single genomic window includes:
- a CDS encoding cation:proton antiporter, translated as MADLLGIGVLFAAVAAATLVAVWLNKSVIPLYIITGMVLSPSVAGQFAVAGYDLPVVESSEFVELGAELGIVFLLFFLGLEFNLDRLLDSWERITRAGTIDLGINFGVGLGLGFALFRDPLAAFLVAGIVYISSSAIITKSLIDLGWIANDEANPMLGTLVFEDLFIAVYLTIAAALVTGGSDLGAAATSVGVALSFIVALLLLARYGTPWFERALQTTSNEFTVVRAVGITVFVSGLALAIGVSEAVAAFFVGMAFAPTTHTHKLERLLEPLRDTFAAVFFFWIGVETDPRLFAGVAGLVVAAIVVTTPTKILSGYLSGRAYALTSRRSMRVGLGMVTRGEFSLIIAAVALTGAGTSLSTELANAVYSFPVAYVLLMSILGTMLMQYSASFEAFATARFGAE; from the coding sequence GTGGCTGACCTGCTCGGCATCGGTGTGTTGTTCGCCGCCGTTGCAGCCGCTACGCTCGTCGCGGTGTGGCTGAACAAGTCGGTGATACCGTTATACATTATCACTGGGATGGTGCTGTCGCCGTCTGTCGCGGGGCAGTTCGCCGTCGCCGGCTACGACCTCCCGGTCGTCGAGTCCTCGGAGTTCGTCGAACTCGGCGCGGAGCTTGGTATCGTCTTCCTGCTGTTTTTCCTTGGTCTGGAGTTCAATCTGGACCGGCTGCTGGACAGCTGGGAGCGCATCACCAGAGCGGGAACTATCGACCTCGGCATCAACTTCGGTGTCGGGCTCGGGCTCGGGTTCGCGCTGTTTCGGGACCCGCTTGCGGCCTTTCTGGTCGCCGGCATCGTCTACATCTCCTCGTCAGCTATCATCACGAAGTCGCTTATCGACCTCGGCTGGATCGCCAACGACGAGGCCAACCCAATGCTCGGGACGCTCGTGTTCGAGGACCTGTTCATCGCGGTGTATCTCACAATCGCCGCCGCGCTCGTCACCGGTGGGTCCGACCTCGGGGCCGCCGCGACCTCCGTCGGCGTCGCGCTCTCATTCATCGTCGCGCTCCTGCTGCTGGCCCGTTACGGGACGCCATGGTTCGAACGCGCTTTACAGACGACCTCGAACGAGTTTACTGTGGTGCGAGCCGTCGGCATCACGGTTTTCGTCTCCGGACTTGCCCTCGCCATCGGCGTTAGCGAGGCCGTCGCCGCGTTCTTTGTCGGGATGGCATTCGCCCCGACCACTCACACGCACAAGCTAGAACGACTGCTGGAGCCCCTCCGCGACACGTTTGCGGCGGTGTTTTTCTTCTGGATCGGCGTCGAGACCGACCCGCGACTGTTCGCCGGCGTCGCGGGGCTCGTCGTCGCCGCTATCGTCGTCACGACGCCGACGAAAATCTTGTCGGGCTATCTGAGTGGCCGTGCGTACGCCCTCACCTCGCGCCGGTCAATGCGTGTCGGCCTTGGGATGGTCACTCGTGGTGAGTTCTCCCTGATTATCGCCGCCGTTGCCCTGACCGGAGCAGGCACGTCACTGTCGACCGAGTTGGCCAACGCCGTCTACTCGTTTCCCGTCGCATACGTCCTTCTCATGAGTATTCTCGGCACAATGCTGATGCAGTACTCAGCCTCCTTCGAGGCGTTCGCGACGGCTCGGTTCGGAGCGGAGTAA
- a CDS encoding cation:proton antiporter regulatory subunit, with protein sequence MDVTESDLPGVGKKHEVNIGGGQQLVVVTHNTGTRELYLKESADADSEKLIELSDRMARLVGTILEGAYFQPVESSHVETMLSEGTLLEWYAVEADSPLVGETLAGANVGQRTGVTVVALQRGDDVIPGPTSTVEIEAGDTVVVIGERDNCESFEKLLAGDL encoded by the coding sequence ATGGACGTAACCGAGAGTGACCTGCCCGGCGTCGGAAAGAAACACGAGGTAAACATCGGCGGTGGACAGCAACTGGTCGTCGTGACCCACAACACGGGCACTCGCGAACTGTACCTGAAAGAGAGCGCGGACGCCGACTCCGAGAAGCTCATCGAACTCTCGGACCGGATGGCCCGGCTGGTCGGCACGATACTCGAAGGCGCGTACTTCCAGCCGGTCGAATCCAGCCACGTCGAGACGATGCTGTCGGAAGGGACGCTGCTTGAGTGGTACGCGGTCGAGGCGGACTCGCCATTGGTCGGTGAGACGCTGGCCGGTGCTAACGTCGGGCAGCGGACCGGCGTCACCGTTGTCGCGCTACAGCGCGGCGACGATGTCATTCCCGGCCCCACGTCGACCGTCGAAATCGAGGCCGGTGACACTGTTGTCGTTATCGGCGAACGCGACAACTGCGAGTCGTTCGAGAAGCTCTTAGCTGGAGACCTGTAG
- a CDS encoding CbiX/SirB N-terminal domain-containing protein, whose amino-acid sequence MPHDTLLLIGRDTSRATPYETHARRLRERGVATDVTVLTYDHEPRRELRDELVAIDADRVFALPMTVAHDHTTVTDVPAALDEIDAETHYCEPVGRSPLLTEAIRDRAAAAVPEAPDSSVALVAFGSSGKPYQRQVTEYHAERLRERSAFGEVEPCYLLQNPAVECVRYNLAHDHAVAVPLFLAPTDATESQIPTKLDLDRGGLAYTDTLGDHPLVTEAVATAVETARTMADTSTPQTFEATLAATNRPMATDGEGD is encoded by the coding sequence ATGCCACACGACACACTCCTGCTCATCGGTCGGGACACGTCACGCGCTACGCCCTACGAGACACACGCTCGCCGGCTGCGCGAGCGCGGCGTAGCCACCGACGTGACGGTGCTGACCTACGACCACGAACCCCGTCGGGAGTTACGCGACGAACTGGTAGCCATCGATGCCGACCGCGTGTTCGCGCTGCCAATGACCGTCGCGCACGACCACACCACGGTGACTGACGTGCCGGCGGCACTCGACGAAATTGACGCCGAAACGCACTACTGTGAACCAGTCGGTCGCAGCCCGCTACTGACCGAAGCGATCCGTGACCGTGCCGCCGCTGCAGTCCCAGAGGCCCCCGATTCCTCTGTCGCGCTCGTCGCCTTCGGCTCCAGCGGCAAGCCGTATCAGCGCCAGGTGACGGAGTACCACGCCGAGCGCCTGCGCGAGCGCTCGGCCTTCGGCGAGGTCGAACCGTGCTATCTGCTTCAGAACCCCGCCGTCGAATGTGTCAGGTACAACCTCGCCCACGACCACGCCGTCGCCGTGCCGCTCTTTCTTGCGCCAACCGACGCGACCGAGTCGCAGATCCCCACCAAACTCGACCTCGATAGGGGCGGGCTCGCCTACACTGACACGCTAGGTGACCACCCGCTCGTCACTGAGGCCGTCGCGACCGCCGTCGAGACGGCGCGGACGATGGCCGACACGAGCACACCACAGACCTTCGAGGCGACGCTGGCCGCGACAAACCGGCCGATGGCAACCGACGGCGAGGGCGATTAG
- a CDS encoding DUF2062 domain-containing protein: MLRRRVAQTRDQVKEKLVAALIEDHSPREVAVSFSVGVFLTALPTLGTGFLAFLVLAYLFKQLSKVALFASVLILNPPVKWGVYASSFWLGNQILGPVPGLSFDGVSVSTGSDVLVRLWTGNVILAVVFAAVGYVLAFRLINEYRRRQAGSAAVS; this comes from the coding sequence ATGCTTCGCCGACGAGTAGCGCAGACGCGGGACCAGGTCAAAGAGAAGCTAGTGGCTGCGTTGATAGAAGACCACTCACCGCGAGAGGTTGCGGTGAGCTTCAGCGTCGGCGTGTTCCTCACCGCACTGCCGACGCTTGGCACCGGCTTTCTCGCCTTCCTCGTCCTCGCGTACCTGTTCAAACAGCTCAGCAAGGTCGCGCTGTTTGCGTCTGTCCTGATACTCAATCCGCCGGTCAAGTGGGGCGTGTACGCGTCGAGCTTCTGGCTCGGCAACCAGATTCTGGGGCCGGTACCCGGCCTGTCGTTTGACGGCGTCTCTGTCTCAACGGGGAGCGACGTGCTGGTCCGACTGTGGACAGGGAACGTCATTCTGGCCGTCGTGTTCGCCGCCGTCGGGTACGTGCTCGCGTTCCGGTTGATCAACGAGTACAGGCGACGGCAGGCCGGATCGGCCGCGGTCAGTTGA
- a CDS encoding acyl-CoA thioester hydrolase/BAAT C-terminal domain-containing protein, which produces MESPLSIDAPGEYLRDESVSIRVTGAEPGSEVTVRATMEDGEGIEWSSEMLVEANGQGVVDLSKQAPKDANYDGVDPMGWCWSMQPDGSDGEFRTGWDSAEKTVRITAETDTTETVHKLQRRMQAEGVTESSITSDSKGFLYEPAGDGPYPGVLVLHGSGGMPLRNWARLLASHGYVTLALQWYGTDDITPTETYSGVPLEYFDTAATVLRQRHNVVDGPVGVWGTSKGGEAALLLGARFDWVGAVVALAPSSLVMVGENFKTSTWSVDGEPVPYIPAPDRATETATSDESGVVIRKFYEAAVDQASEEAIRDATIAVEQTDAPLLLVSGKDDQLWQSSALSGRAIRRLEDSDVSFPYEHLAFENAGHAIGPPHKPTTQSMKYGNWVYGGTPAGNAEANAKHWSTGLDYLERGLKTEG; this is translated from the coding sequence GTGGAGTCACCCCTTTCCATCGACGCCCCGGGCGAGTATTTGCGAGACGAATCGGTGTCGATCAGGGTGACCGGTGCCGAGCCCGGGAGCGAGGTGACAGTCCGCGCGACGATGGAGGATGGAGAAGGAATCGAATGGTCCTCCGAAATGCTGGTCGAAGCCAACGGGCAGGGTGTGGTCGATCTATCCAAACAGGCCCCAAAAGATGCGAACTACGATGGAGTCGATCCGATGGGGTGGTGCTGGTCGATGCAACCCGACGGCTCCGACGGCGAGTTCCGGACGGGATGGGACAGCGCCGAGAAGACCGTTCGTATTACCGCAGAGACAGACACAACAGAGACGGTCCACAAGCTACAGCGACGGATGCAAGCCGAGGGGGTAACGGAGTCGAGTATCACGTCGGACAGCAAGGGATTCCTCTACGAACCAGCTGGCGATGGACCGTACCCGGGCGTGCTGGTGCTGCACGGGAGCGGCGGGATGCCATTGCGAAACTGGGCCCGGCTGCTCGCCTCACACGGCTACGTAACCCTGGCGCTCCAGTGGTACGGGACTGACGATATCACGCCGACAGAGACGTATTCCGGGGTTCCACTGGAGTATTTCGATACCGCTGCCACGGTTCTTCGCCAGCGCCATAACGTCGTCGACGGACCGGTCGGCGTGTGGGGAACCTCGAAAGGCGGTGAAGCCGCACTGTTGCTGGGCGCGCGGTTCGACTGGGTTGGTGCAGTCGTCGCCCTCGCTCCGAGCAGCCTCGTGATGGTCGGTGAAAACTTCAAGACATCGACATGGAGCGTCGATGGAGAACCAGTGCCGTACATCCCCGCACCCGATAGAGCCACCGAGACAGCAACGAGTGACGAGTCTGGGGTCGTCATTCGAAAGTTCTACGAGGCTGCTGTCGACCAAGCGTCCGAGGAAGCAATCAGGGACGCTACGATTGCGGTCGAACAGACGGACGCGCCGCTCCTGTTAGTGTCCGGGAAAGACGACCAGCTCTGGCAGTCCTCCGCGCTGAGTGGACGTGCGATACGCCGACTGGAGGACAGCGACGTGTCCTTCCCATACGAGCACCTCGCCTTCGAAAATGCGGGTCATGCGATCGGACCGCCACATAAACCCACCACACAATCGATGAAGTACGGCAACTGGGTCTACGGTGGAACGCCAGCCGGGAATGCCGAAGCGAACGCGAAACACTGGTCGACGGGCCTCGACTACCTCGAACGTGGGTTAAAAACCGAGGGGTAG
- a CDS encoding cobalt-precorrin-7 (C(5))-methyltransferase, giving the protein MTEDDYDLDSGPDPADIAARAPEDPDADGPVHAVGIGPGNTDFLTPRGEQAIREADVVVGFETVVDFVADRTDADLLTCGYRDELDTLDAFAERVADGERGTAVAMGDPNHSGYQFVGKVQRAVDRPVRIVPGISSLQIAASRARTPMEDTTFVTLHKSGDLSSDLARLRSDVGDRHLLVLPRPFDLMPEDIAAELLDAGGDPELPALVYERLTHDNEARTATTLGDLAQDAGGDSKDDTRFSDLSVFVVRRE; this is encoded by the coding sequence ATGACTGAGGACGACTACGACCTCGACTCTGGCCCGGACCCGGCCGATATTGCGGCGAGAGCGCCCGAGGACCCTGACGCGGACGGGCCGGTCCATGCTGTCGGCATTGGCCCGGGGAACACTGACTTCCTGACGCCGCGCGGTGAGCAGGCGATCCGCGAGGCCGATGTCGTCGTCGGCTTCGAGACGGTGGTCGATTTCGTCGCCGACCGGACCGACGCGGACCTGCTGACCTGTGGCTATCGGGACGAACTCGACACCCTGGACGCTTTCGCCGAGCGCGTGGCCGACGGCGAGCGCGGGACCGCGGTCGCAATGGGCGACCCGAACCACTCTGGGTACCAGTTCGTGGGGAAGGTCCAGCGTGCCGTCGACCGCCCGGTTCGTATCGTGCCGGGCATCTCCTCGCTCCAGATCGCTGCCAGTCGGGCACGGACGCCGATGGAGGACACGACGTTTGTCACGCTACACAAGAGTGGCGACCTCTCGTCAGATCTCGCCCGGCTTCGAAGCGACGTGGGCGACCGACACCTGCTCGTGTTGCCGCGCCCGTTCGACCTGATGCCCGAGGACATCGCGGCCGAACTGTTGGATGCCGGCGGCGACCCCGAGCTACCGGCGCTGGTCTACGAGCGGCTCACCCATGACAACGAGGCTCGGACCGCAACGACGCTCGGCGACCTTGCGCAAGATGCTGGCGGCGACAGCAAGGACGACACGCGGTTCTCGGATCTTTCGGTGTTTGTCGTGCGACGGGAGTGA
- a CDS encoding precorrin-8X methylmutase: MTTDGATPEASRDGGGETADADDATDGDANSDDDFEEYADLGATTSNAMDIAETSMDRVRELVPDETLADRIRQKSVHATGDPEFQHLVRFTGADDDEPVRTGAQAVLDEQPIVTDITMVKAGITGRGHDCPVKKAIGNGAELAAETGMTRTAASVLELDKQGVYDGAIAVVGNAPTAALALADCIEDGTRPAVVVATPVGFVKAAESRERLREVAAEHGVPTITNVGRRGGSGLAAGLTNELVHVASDVREGEVSFDD; encoded by the coding sequence ATGACGACTGATGGCGCGACGCCGGAGGCGTCGCGAGACGGAGGCGGTGAAACCGCCGACGCAGATGATGCGACAGACGGTGACGCGAACAGCGACGATGACTTTGAGGAGTACGCCGACCTCGGTGCGACCACCTCGAACGCAATGGACATCGCGGAGACGTCGATGGACCGCGTGCGCGAACTCGTCCCGGACGAGACGCTGGCCGACCGGATTCGCCAGAAGTCCGTCCATGCGACCGGCGACCCCGAGTTCCAGCACCTCGTTCGTTTCACCGGGGCGGACGACGACGAGCCGGTGCGGACCGGCGCGCAGGCGGTGCTGGACGAACAGCCTATCGTCACCGATATCACGATGGTCAAGGCCGGCATCACCGGCCGCGGCCACGACTGTCCAGTCAAGAAGGCCATCGGCAACGGCGCGGAACTAGCCGCCGAAACCGGGATGACCCGCACGGCCGCGTCGGTCCTCGAACTCGACAAACAGGGCGTCTACGACGGAGCCATCGCCGTCGTCGGGAACGCGCCGACCGCCGCGCTCGCACTCGCGGACTGCATCGAGGACGGCACGCGCCCGGCAGTGGTCGTTGCCACGCCTGTCGGCTTCGTCAAGGCGGCCGAGAGCCGGGAACGGCTCCGCGAGGTCGCCGCCGAGCACGGTGTCCCGACTATCACGAACGTCGGCCGCCGCGGCGGGAGCGGGCTGGCAGCCGGGCTGACGAACGAACTGGTGCATGTCGCCAGCGACGTGCGCGAGGGCGAGGTCTCTTTCGATGACTGA
- the cobN gene encoding cobaltochelatase subunit CobN → MPQLGLYTATENELGAVQRAAGEVDADLVVRSESDLDDEPAVEAFVDELTDADAVVLWLHGAEDSMPGYDLAVERLREAGVPLVVKATGDAFAFEDTSVPDEHRDTVYDYLDKGGASNVANCLRYLVAQYGDADPSYDDPVTLPTEGVYHPDHPGASIDELRATFDPTKPTVAVWFYESHWTHENTRYVDAQVRAIEAQGANALPIFCEPATDAEGQWNAEQVTEEWLLDDDGNPLVDAVCSSFMFSLSMDERGRSADDEGQSAQDVFLDKLGVPVIQTVTTMRSRSRYDSSDTGVMGFELALSVALPEFDGNVITHPISGKERTDDDAGIGSAPKQHFPIDDRIDHVARLAVNWAELRHTPNDEKQVAVVLHNYPPSDDGIGTAFGLDSPESTVNLLEELDIRGYDLGDTMPDSGQSLVERLTAQLTLDDRWVAPEDVRELSVDTVSPTQYGEWFETLDDDFRENVVEEWGDPPERPFAIPGVEFGNVLVTVQPPRGFGMDPSKVYHDSDLQPPHDYVAFYRWLRNSYETDAVVHLGTHGSLEWLPGKTVGLDGESAPDQLIDDIPNVYPYIVNNPGEGTQAKRRSYAAIVDYLTPVMANAGTYDDLADLEELADRYREAGMEDARTDDGEHLAEQIRQTVDELDLAVELGIAGEIDEKADVRGPDEAGSTLAEGDVDGEDLDIDELVERIHEYLTDVKTTQIRKGLHTMGEPPADDRLIDYLVALTRLENPGAPSLRESVAGVLGVDYDKLRNAPGEYDETLEMTYAEAADHVHETSKDLVRTLAEHDFDVPESELEDNTSEVNMNLLVVDIEPLGDARVRSGAHEDLREALAYICEEAAPRVAGAADEIPRTADALAGEYVPPGGSGAPTRGGVDLLPTARNFYTLDPRKVPAKTAWDVGSEVADGVLERHETDEGEYPEEIGVVVWGTPTVRTRGETIAQVLALMGVEPVWSDAGRVEDVEPIPLDELGRPRIDVTTRVSGLFRDAFPAAAGVVHDAVDAVVDLDEPHEMNYVKKHVEEETDDLVADGMDEGDAESAAKHRVFTTRPGGYGAGTNKAVDEGNWDDRSDLADVYVQWGGYAMGSRGRVSDAHDAFERRLSSVDATVKIEDTAEQDEFDSSDWYAFHGGFISAVTEIAGEEPNSYVGDSSDPDNVDVYTNEEKVRKAMRARVLNPAWLDSMEEHGYKGAGDLSTTVDVVLGWDATTDVVSDTLWEDVAERYAFDADRQDWLRDVNPWALDSITDTLLEAIDRGLWDADDDTRDRLRDLNLEVDGDLEARNSGAERPEVSSDDD, encoded by the coding sequence ATGCCACAGCTAGGACTCTACACCGCGACGGAGAACGAACTCGGGGCTGTTCAACGGGCTGCGGGCGAGGTCGATGCGGACCTCGTCGTCCGCTCTGAGAGCGACCTCGACGACGAGCCAGCGGTCGAGGCGTTCGTCGACGAACTGACCGACGCCGACGCCGTCGTCCTCTGGCTCCACGGAGCCGAGGACAGCATGCCCGGCTATGACCTCGCCGTCGAGCGGTTGCGCGAGGCCGGCGTCCCGCTCGTGGTGAAAGCGACGGGCGACGCCTTCGCCTTCGAGGACACGTCGGTTCCTGACGAGCACCGCGACACCGTCTACGACTACCTCGACAAAGGCGGAGCAAGCAACGTCGCCAACTGCCTCCGCTATCTCGTGGCGCAGTACGGTGACGCTGACCCCTCGTACGACGACCCGGTGACACTCCCGACGGAGGGCGTCTACCACCCCGACCATCCGGGCGCGAGCATCGACGAACTGCGGGCGACGTTTGACCCGACGAAACCGACGGTTGCCGTCTGGTTCTACGAGTCCCACTGGACCCACGAGAACACCCGCTACGTCGACGCGCAGGTCCGGGCCATCGAGGCACAGGGGGCGAACGCCCTCCCGATATTCTGTGAACCGGCGACCGACGCCGAGGGCCAGTGGAACGCCGAACAGGTCACCGAGGAGTGGTTGCTGGATGACGATGGCAACCCGCTCGTCGATGCCGTCTGCTCGTCGTTCATGTTCTCGCTGTCGATGGACGAACGCGGCCGCAGCGCCGACGACGAGGGCCAGAGCGCACAGGACGTGTTCCTCGACAAACTCGGCGTCCCGGTCATCCAGACCGTGACGACGATGCGCTCGCGCTCGCGCTACGACAGCAGCGACACGGGCGTGATGGGCTTCGAACTCGCGCTCTCGGTCGCGCTGCCGGAGTTCGACGGCAACGTCATCACGCACCCCATCTCGGGCAAGGAGCGCACCGACGACGATGCCGGCATCGGCAGCGCACCGAAACAGCACTTCCCCATCGACGACCGCATCGACCACGTCGCGCGCCTCGCTGTCAACTGGGCCGAACTGCGCCACACCCCGAACGACGAGAAGCAGGTCGCCGTCGTCCTGCATAACTACCCACCCAGCGACGACGGTATCGGGACGGCGTTCGGACTGGATTCGCCCGAAAGCACGGTGAACCTACTTGAAGAACTGGACATTCGAGGGTACGACCTCGGTGATACGATGCCCGACAGCGGCCAGTCGCTGGTCGAACGCCTCACCGCACAGCTCACCCTCGACGACCGCTGGGTCGCGCCCGAGGACGTGCGCGAACTGAGCGTCGACACTGTCTCGCCGACTCAGTACGGCGAGTGGTTCGAGACGCTCGACGACGACTTCCGTGAGAACGTCGTCGAAGAGTGGGGCGACCCGCCCGAGCGCCCGTTCGCGATTCCTGGCGTGGAGTTCGGCAACGTCCTCGTGACGGTCCAGCCGCCGCGCGGGTTCGGCATGGACCCCTCGAAGGTGTACCACGACTCGGACCTCCAGCCGCCCCACGACTACGTCGCGTTCTACCGCTGGCTCCGCAACAGCTACGAGACGGACGCCGTCGTCCACCTCGGAACCCACGGCAGCTTAGAGTGGCTGCCCGGCAAGACCGTCGGGCTGGACGGTGAGAGCGCACCCGACCAGCTCATCGACGACATCCCGAACGTCTACCCGTACATCGTCAACAACCCCGGCGAGGGAACGCAGGCGAAGCGCCGGTCCTACGCCGCCATCGTCGACTACCTGACGCCGGTAATGGCCAATGCCGGGACCTACGACGACCTGGCTGACCTGGAGGAACTGGCCGACCGCTACCGCGAGGCTGGCATGGAGGACGCCCGGACCGACGACGGCGAACACCTCGCCGAGCAGATCCGCCAGACGGTGGACGAACTGGACCTCGCGGTCGAACTCGGCATCGCTGGTGAGATTGACGAGAAAGCCGACGTGCGCGGCCCGGACGAAGCCGGGTCGACGCTCGCTGAGGGGGACGTAGACGGTGAGGACCTTGACATCGACGAACTCGTCGAGCGCATCCACGAGTACCTCACCGACGTGAAGACGACCCAGATCCGGAAGGGGCTGCACACGATGGGCGAACCGCCGGCCGACGACCGGCTCATCGATTATCTGGTCGCCCTGACTCGGCTCGAAAACCCCGGCGCGCCGTCCCTGCGAGAGAGCGTCGCGGGCGTGCTCGGCGTCGACTACGACAAGCTCCGCAACGCCCCCGGCGAGTACGACGAAACGCTAGAGATGACCTACGCCGAGGCCGCCGACCACGTCCACGAGACCAGCAAAGACCTCGTCCGGACGCTGGCCGAGCACGACTTCGACGTGCCCGAGAGCGAACTTGAAGACAACACCTCGGAGGTGAATATGAACCTTCTCGTGGTCGACATCGAACCGCTCGGCGATGCCCGCGTGCGGTCTGGCGCACACGAGGACCTCCGCGAGGCGCTGGCCTACATCTGCGAGGAGGCGGCCCCGCGGGTGGCCGGCGCGGCCGACGAGATTCCCCGCACCGCCGACGCGCTGGCGGGCGAGTACGTCCCGCCTGGGGGCTCCGGCGCGCCGACCCGCGGCGGTGTCGATCTGCTTCCCACAGCCAGGAACTTCTACACGCTGGACCCGCGGAAGGTCCCGGCCAAGACGGCGTGGGACGTGGGCAGCGAGGTCGCTGACGGCGTACTGGAGCGCCACGAGACTGATGAGGGCGAATACCCCGAGGAGATCGGCGTCGTCGTCTGGGGCACGCCGACAGTTCGGACCCGCGGCGAGACAATTGCGCAGGTGCTCGCACTGATGGGCGTCGAACCGGTCTGGTCCGACGCCGGCCGCGTCGAGGACGTGGAACCGATTCCGCTGGACGAACTCGGACGCCCGCGAATCGACGTGACGACGCGCGTTTCCGGCCTGTTCCGTGATGCGTTCCCTGCGGCTGCAGGGGTCGTCCACGACGCCGTTGACGCCGTTGTCGACCTTGATGAACCCCACGAGATGAACTACGTGAAGAAACACGTCGAGGAGGAGACCGACGACCTCGTCGCCGACGGCATGGACGAGGGCGACGCCGAGAGCGCGGCGAAACACCGCGTCTTCACGACCCGACCCGGCGGCTACGGAGCCGGGACCAACAAGGCCGTCGACGAGGGCAACTGGGACGATCGCTCTGACCTCGCCGACGTGTACGTCCAGTGGGGCGGCTATGCGATGGGGTCGCGCGGCCGAGTGAGCGACGCTCACGACGCCTTCGAACGCCGCCTCTCCTCCGTCGACGCGACGGTCAAAATCGAGGACACCGCCGAGCAAGATGAGTTCGACTCCTCGGACTGGTATGCCTTCCATGGCGGCTTCATCTCCGCAGTCACGGAGATCGCCGGCGAAGAACCGAACTCCTACGTCGGGGACTCCTCGGACCCGGACAATGTCGACGTGTACACCAACGAGGAGAAAGTCCGGAAGGCGATGCGCGCCCGCGTGCTCAACCCCGCGTGGCTCGATTCGATGGAGGAACACGGCTACAAGGGCGCTGGCGACCTCTCGACGACGGTCGACGTGGTGCTCGGCTGGGACGCCACGACCGACGTGGTCAGCGACACCCTCTGGGAGGACGTGGCCGAGCGCTACGCTTTCGACGCCGACCGGCAGGACTGGCTCCGGGACGTGAACCCTTGGGCGCTGGACTCGATCACTGACACGCTACTCGAAGCTATCGACCGCGGGCTCTGGGACGCTGACGATGACACCCGGGACCGCCTGCGGGACCTGAATCTGGAAGTCGATGGTGACCTCGAAGCACGCAACAGCGGAGCGGAACGACCGGAGGTGTCCTCAGATGACGACTGA